In one window of Paraflavitalea soli DNA:
- a CDS encoding ABC transporter ATP-binding protein, with protein sequence MANPLLQINNLQVDFVTEIGTTTAINNISLEVQRGEIVAIVGESGSGKSVTSLSILQLLPTPPARYTQGNILFSPDGKTAVNLLTQTPRQLRAIRGNQIAMIFQEPMSSLNPVYTCGDQVMEAIRLHRQLSKEKATQKTIELFEKVKLPNPAQLFHRYPHQLSGGQKQRVMIAMAMSCEPDLLICDEPTTALDVTVQKTILQLIKSLQQTEQMGVIFITHDLSVVAEIADKAVVMYKGNIVEQGTIARLFSNPQHPYTKGLLACRPILHPKGERLPVVSDFLEGRRENIEYRIQHTEEYSAAGFGNLKPSNEDQSSDTRLKTPGSELKTPNSPLLTVDHLSVWFPSKKTFLGKPLEYTKAVDDVSFEVYKGETLGLVGESGCGKTTLGRTVLRLIEPTKGNIFYNGADLTAQKRDALKSLRKDIQIVFQDPYSSLNPRLTIGEAIAEPLKVHGLLPTAKQRKDKVVELLEKVNLQAAHFDRYPHEFSGGQRQRIVIARTLALNPSFVVCDESVSALDVSVQAQVLNLLNDLKKEFGFTIIFISHDLSVVRYISDRIMVMNKGRIEEIGDAEQVYFHPKQAYTQQLIASIPKGILS encoded by the coding sequence ATGGCCAACCCCCTTTTACAGATCAATAACCTGCAGGTAGATTTCGTAACAGAAATTGGAACTACCACAGCCATCAATAATATTTCCCTGGAAGTACAGCGTGGTGAAATTGTAGCCATCGTTGGCGAATCAGGGTCGGGCAAATCCGTTACCTCCCTGTCCATACTTCAATTGTTACCTACGCCACCCGCCCGGTATACACAGGGTAATATTCTTTTCTCGCCCGATGGCAAAACAGCGGTTAACCTGCTCACCCAAACTCCCCGGCAGCTGCGGGCCATACGGGGCAACCAGATAGCCATGATCTTCCAGGAGCCCATGAGCTCCCTCAACCCGGTATACACCTGCGGCGACCAGGTAATGGAAGCCATTCGTCTGCACCGGCAATTATCCAAAGAGAAAGCTACCCAAAAAACGATTGAGCTGTTTGAGAAAGTAAAGCTTCCCAACCCTGCTCAGCTGTTTCACCGGTACCCTCATCAGTTGAGTGGCGGCCAAAAGCAGCGGGTAATGATCGCCATGGCCATGAGCTGTGAGCCCGATCTGCTGATCTGTGATGAACCTACTACCGCCCTGGATGTAACGGTACAGAAAACTATTTTGCAGCTGATCAAATCGCTGCAGCAAACGGAACAGATGGGGGTTATTTTTATTACGCACGACCTGAGTGTAGTAGCCGAAATAGCCGATAAAGCGGTAGTGATGTACAAAGGAAATATTGTGGAGCAGGGTACCATTGCCCGGCTTTTCAGTAACCCTCAGCATCCCTATACCAAAGGATTGCTGGCCTGCCGGCCGATATTGCATCCGAAGGGAGAAAGATTGCCGGTGGTAAGTGATTTCCTGGAAGGGAGGAGAGAGAATATAGAATACAGAATTCAGCATACAGAAGAATACAGCGCGGCAGGATTCGGTAACCTGAAGCCTTCGAATGAGGACCAGTCTTCGGATACCCGACTCAAGACTCCAGGCTCTGAACTCAAAACTCCCAACTCCCCACTGCTGACTGTGGATCATCTCAGCGTATGGTTCCCTTCGAAGAAAACGTTCCTGGGCAAGCCGCTGGAATATACCAAAGCGGTAGACGATGTAAGTTTTGAGGTATACAAAGGAGAAACGCTGGGACTGGTAGGCGAATCGGGCTGCGGTAAAACCACCCTGGGCCGAACGGTGCTGCGACTTATAGAACCCACCAAAGGCAATATATTTTACAACGGTGCAGACCTGACGGCTCAAAAGAGAGATGCCTTAAAAAGCCTTCGCAAAGATATACAGATCGTGTTCCAGGACCCCTACTCTTCCCTGAATCCACGGCTCACCATTGGCGAAGCCATTGCGGAACCATTGAAAGTGCACGGGCTGCTGCCCACCGCTAAACAACGTAAGGATAAAGTGGTGGAACTACTGGAAAAGGTAAACCTGCAAGCGGCACATTTTGACCGGTACCCGCATGAATTTTCCGGCGGTCAGCGCCAGCGCATCGTAATCGCCAGGACCCTCGCACTCAACCCCTCTTTTGTTGTATGTGATGAATCGGTATCAGCCCTGGATGTAAGTGTGCAGGCCCAGGTACTGAACCTGCTGAATGATCTCAAAAAGGAATTTGGTTTTACGATCATCTTTATCTCCCACGATCTTTCTGTGGTACGCTATATCAGCGACCGTATTATGGTGATGAACAAAGGAAGGATCGAAGAGATCGGCGATGCAGAGCAGGTGTATTTTCATCCTAAACAGGCTTATACACAGCAATTGATCGCTTCTATCCCGAAGGGAATACTCAGTTGA